The following coding sequences lie in one Labeo rohita strain BAU-BD-2019 unplaced genomic scaffold, IGBB_LRoh.1.0 scaffold_643, whole genome shotgun sequence genomic window:
- the LOC127161416 gene encoding B-cell receptor CD22-like isoform X1: protein MESGIVMLQVLFSPKETHITIYPSNPVSFGTNVTLTCKSKGSPSREMNYTWYKRGQEMLIAQDRKITFILNDKNTGLYFCRAQNKHGNQSSPEFQLTAHGQDGHSIPLIAGCVGGIVAVLTLSAIGFCTSAKKKKQWGDNVGENNSLNQVCALFLGFRFSGLRCV from the exons ATGGAGAGTGGCATTGTGATGTTACAAGTCCTAT TTTCCCCAAAAGAAACTCACATcactatctatccatctaatCCGGTCTCTTTTGGTACTAATGTGACTTTGACCTGCAAAAGTAAAGGCAGTCCATCAAGAGAAATGAACTACACCTGGTACAAACGTGGACAGGAGATGCTAATAGCTCAGGATAGGAAGATTACTTTTAtcctaaatgacaaaaatacaggATTGTACTTCTGCAGAGCACAGAATAAACACGGCAATCAGTCATCACCAGAGTTCCAGCTCACAGCTCATG GACAAGATGGACACTCTATCCCTTTGATTGCTGGTTGTGTGGGAGGAATTGTGGCAGTGCTCACACTTTCTGCTATCGGATTTTGTACAAG TGccaagaaaaagaaacaatggGGAGACAATGTTGGAGAAAATAATTCCCTAAATCAGGTGTGTGCACTATTCCTTGGTTTTAGGTTCAGTGGGCTGAGGTGTGTTTAG
- the LOC127161416 gene encoding B-cell receptor CD22-like isoform X2 has protein sequence MESGIVMLQVLFSPKETHITIYPSNPVSFGTNVTLTCKSKGSPSREMNYTWYKRGQEMLIAQDRKITFILNDKNTGLYFCRAQNKHGNQSSPEFQLTAHGQDGHSIPLIAGCVGGIVAVLTLSAIGFCTSAKKKKQWGDNVGENNSLNQATSTARAECL, from the exons ATGGAGAGTGGCATTGTGATGTTACAAGTCCTAT TTTCCCCAAAAGAAACTCACATcactatctatccatctaatCCGGTCTCTTTTGGTACTAATGTGACTTTGACCTGCAAAAGTAAAGGCAGTCCATCAAGAGAAATGAACTACACCTGGTACAAACGTGGACAGGAGATGCTAATAGCTCAGGATAGGAAGATTACTTTTAtcctaaatgacaaaaatacaggATTGTACTTCTGCAGAGCACAGAATAAACACGGCAATCAGTCATCACCAGAGTTCCAGCTCACAGCTCATG GACAAGATGGACACTCTATCCCTTTGATTGCTGGTTGTGTGGGAGGAATTGTGGCAGTGCTCACACTTTCTGCTATCGGATTTTGTACAAG TGccaagaaaaagaaacaatggGGAGACAATGTTGGAGAAAATAATTCCCTAAATCAG